The Eremothecium gossypii ATCC 10895 chromosome IV, complete sequence genome contains a region encoding:
- the MFM1 gene encoding Mfm1p (Syntenic homolog of Saccharomyces cerevisiae YPL060W (MFM1)): MLGLRLPVCRRAVMASPRACWRLWHSSTAAAAGMQDLSAVLQRNLALRNQSLYNQSSDTIRCSMFDSDGALIGGAAADIRREELIQKHGLLPRDLRKIEMARRHDLVPIVLVRDRCIMVSLLTIRALVKSDTVLLFDPMGIGMDSVAHTRFVADLQTRLKNQGAPGLGKDPLPYEFRALESIFITALANLTAELRVHLAVTKGALHDLEYGIDKDKLKFLLVQNKKLSVFHKKSLLMREMMDDLMDQDDVLSEMYLSEKMRGKPRDVADHSELEMVLETYYTQVNEIVQSIEGAIANVRTTEEIINIILDSNRNELMLLGLRFAIGLLSLGSVMFVAALYGMNLENFIEEGNVGFALVTATGLVLMVCLFRYSIKRLHKLQKMTLLGGQGRHS, encoded by the coding sequence ATGCTAGGATTGAGGCTGCCTGTGTGTCGCCGGGCCGTAATGGCAAGTCCGCGAGCGTGCTGGAGGCTCTGGCACTCCAGCActgcagccgccgcagggATGCAAGACCTCTCCGCCGTTCTGCAGCGGAATTTGGCGCTCCGCAACCAGTCCTTGTACAACCAGAGCTCAGACACGATCAGATGTAGCATGTTCGACTCGGACGGCGCCCTCATCGGCGGGGCGGCCGCAGACATCCGTCGCGAGGAACTGATCCAGAAACACGGACTGCTACCGCGCGATCTGCGCAAGATCGAGATGGCGCGGCGCCACGACCTCGTGCCCATCGTGCTCGTGCGCGACCGCTGCATCATGGTCAGCCTGCTGACCATCCGCGCGCTGGTCAAGAGCGACACGGTGCTGCTGTTCGACCCCATGGGCATCGGCATGGACTCCGTGGCGCACACGCGCTTCGTTGCCGACCTGCAGACGCGCCTCAAGAACCAGGGCGCGCCCGGCCTCGGCAAGGACCCGCTGCCGTACGAGTTCCGCGCGCTCGAGTCCATCTTCATCACCGCGCTCGCGAACCTCACCGCCGAGCTGCGCGTGCACCTCGCCGTCACCAAGGGCGCGCTGCACGACCTGGAGTACGGCATCGACAAGGACAAGCTCAAGTTCCTCCTGGTCCAGAACAAGAAGCTCAGCGTCTTCCACAAGAAGTCGCTGCTGATGCGCGAGATGATGGACGATCTCATGGACCAGGACGACGTGCTGTCCGAGATGTACCTCTCCGAGAAGATGCGCGGCAAGCCCCGCGACGTCGCCGACCACAGCGAGCTCGAGATGGTCCTCGAGACATACTACACCCAGGTCAACGAGATCGTCCAGTCCATCGAGGGCGCCATCGCCAACGTCCGCACCACCGAGGAGATCATCAACATCATCCTCGACTCGAACCGCAACGAGCTCATGCTCCTGGGCCTGCGCTTCGCCATCGGCCTGCTCTCGCTCGGCAGCGTGATGTTTGTCGCCGCGCTCTACGGCATGAACCTCGAGAACTTCATCGAGGAGGGCAACGTGGGCTTCGCCCTGGTCACTGCCACGGGCCTGGTCCTGATGGTCTGCCTGTTCCGCTACAGCATCAAGCGCCTACACAAGCTACAGAAGATGACTCTGCTCGGCGGCCAGGGCCGTCATAGCTAG
- the SAY1 gene encoding steryl deacetylase (Non-syntenic homolog of Saccharomyces cerevisiae YGR263C (SAY1)): protein MGSPNKTWSVLAFLLKFYGLGVPAALARLVYSVVRRAGRRTLLGLLGVEAARHADPAAAAALRASVGTCVPWWHARRSFERGGEVLEETYVVQDSDLFELGGPAAAAAERTARAVYVSRPDKRHPDDPVVLYVHGGAFCEGLTPVDYALAAKITAAYQCTFPQAAMLALDYAGAEDGGFPLAALDVVQLYRAVCREFPRGPIWLVGSEAGGHLMLGLLQYLACADEEGLRWPRRAFCMTPWLNLTAWSADDAEYAAADADRSAVHGFLQRMAAAYCESLGEGAQKNPYVNIEANLNADRWRRVLENTEIHVAVDDCDVLAPQARRFAEQLGLPVTDYDHDELVAATLSIYGYSEDWLLDNGLAFAMAKFFYLH, encoded by the coding sequence ATGGGATCTCCAAACAAAACGTGGAGCGTACTCGCGTTTCTGCTGAAGTTCTATGGGTTGGGCGTGCCGGCAGCGCTGGCGCGCCTGGTATACTCGGTggtgcggcgcgcggggcggcgcaCGCTGCTGGGACTGCTGGGCGTAGAGGCCGCGCGGCACGCGGAcccggcggcggcggccgcgctgcGGGCGTCGGTCGGGACGTGCGTGCCGTGGTGGCACGCGCGGCGGTCGTtcgagcgcggcggcgaggTGCTGGAGGAGACGTACGTTGTGCAGGATAGCGACCTGTTCGAGCTCGGGGGgccggcggctgcggcggcggagcggACTGCGCGCGCGGTGTATGTGTCGCGGCCCGACAAGCGGCACCCAGACGACCCGGTGGTGCTGTACGTGCACGGCGGGGCGTTCTGCGAGGGACTGACGCCGGTGGACTACGCGCTGGCTGCGAAGATCACGGCGGCGTACCAGTGCACGTTCCCGCAGGCGGCGATGCTGGCGCTGGACTACGCGGGCGCGGAGGACGGGGGCTTCCCGCTGGCCGCGCTGGACGTGGTGCAGCTGTACCGCGCGGTGTGCCGCGAGTTCCCGCGGGGGCCGATCTGGCTGGTGGGCAGCGAGGCCGGCGGGCACCTGATGCTGGGGCTGCTGCAGTACCTGGCCTgcgcggacgaggagggcctgcgctggccgcggcgcgcgtTCTGCATGACGCCGTGGCTCAACCTGACGGCGTGGAGCGCGGACGACGCGGAGTACGCCGCCGCGGACGCGGACCGCAGCGCCGTGCATGGCTTCCTGCAGCGCATGGCCGCGGCCTACTGCGAGAGTCTTGGCGAGGGCGCGCAGAAGAACCCGTACGTGAACATCGAGGCGAACCTCAACGCCGACCGCTGGCGGCGCGTGCTCGAGAATACCGAGATCCACGTGGCTGTCGACGACTGCGATGTGCtggcgccgcaggcgcgCCGCTTCGCAGAGCAGCTCGGCCTGCCGGTCACGGACTATGACCACGACGAGCTCGTGGCGGCCACGCTGAGCATCTACGGCTACAGCGAGGACTGGCTACTAGACAACGGCCTGGCGTTTGCCATGGCCAAGTTTTTCTACCTACACTAG
- the LDH1 gene encoding triacylglycerol lipase (Syntenic homolog of Saccharomyces cerevisiae YBR204C (LDH1)), with product MNHRDIESVVRVAAEPLPPLSGKTIQEIEDEYKDGPALAKNIRNNPNDFTSKFLLDHVEFVRLTRGKVRTLHNLGRSGESRRYGPLKRREKKERMKSAKSGKSAKTKAAGKTREARSAKTAKTAKARPASKGARAARRARGTAGAEDSAAVEGAEAAEGAGVEAEPSAELELAAEPELAAEPELAAEPELATEPEPAMEPEHVAEKAAGGADALCVASAAPEDDDDFRSVAEAAVLSASSATGAPSSCVEKDDEDDFKSIIDVDVQQGSSHAAEDIVVDVDVTQFRAKSERGLNPIPEKDEDSESGAHEHASQHAEHSSESAKDDKSAAALSAKESAGIASPAPSGDDNKTAKPSNAATGDASTAPYWGSAVPGYESAAPEYESAAPAYESAAPEGPSPLPSASELTTCGAKSSTVVDAGGDSAKTEVRGPTVGGSDASEAKSTCGAATATTTTAAGSATAGLDLKTEAGSACEPSATVSAIAFGNQQSPAGSVLTSTANETEGANSAHTDAVSTIKADDASGSIETKLHSADVPVQSPALDGSKADSIPGTASPGNVSPVKIGGNTAAGSAVATESDVVVSTDAGSGASSPGKTELEAGVSGASSPLRTSPLARSATNGALPINEAVLPPTGGKDAQHCGTASSSKVGTAPISTTSEAPSGKAATTGKSTTSKKKKSDKKSKKANQSPISILSLGQGTAKSTDKSADKPADKPVDNKPLTPVQPSNDAPEPAANPQVGEAQANGEPLLVNFMIHGIGGNVKHFEPLMYMLDILGEKYLAFDLPGFGESDHWADGYPMMEVVESIKELLDIMVLRPNHNNVRVRFFGHSMGCILLLHLAFRYGVNNLNAEKIILLAPPPPRTLKSKLDIVEPYLNLSLTFFKPFLIMLLKFIRTNFDQMKGLNSSGIKFFFSNMGNKYRKLNHFYDGVAVSTKSITEYLLGWQDLINGPPLLDSGCTGHVLVGSEDKVCPANATHYPDYSFRVVVNTGHNMFYDGASEALFEVYKLIYQ from the coding sequence ATGAACCATAGAGACATCGAAAGCGTGGTACGAGTGGCTGCCGAGCCGTTGCCCCCACTCTCGGGCAAGACAATCCAGGAAATCGAGGACGAGTACAAGGACGGCCCGGCGTTGGCCAAGAACATCCGGAACAACCCCAACGACTTCACGAGCAAGTTCCTGCTCGACCATGTGGAATTCGTGCGACTCACACGAGGCAAGGTGCGGACGCTCCACAACTTGGGGCGCAGCGGGGAGTCGCGGCGGTACGGGCCGCTCAAGCGGCgggagaagaaggagcgGATGAAGAGCGCGAAGTCGGGCAAGAGCGCGAAGACGAAGGCCGCGGGGAAGACGCGGGAGGCGCGGTCCGCGAAGACGGCGAAGACGGCGAAGGCGCGGCCAGCGAGCAagggcgcgcgcgccgcgcgccgcgcgcgcgggaCCGCGGGGGCGGAGGACAGCGCGGCAGTGGAgggcgcggaggcggcggagggCGCCGGGGTGGAGGCTGAGCCTAGCGCGGAGCTGGAACTTGCCGCGGAGCCGGAGCTTGCCGCGGAGCCGGAGCTTGCCGCGGAGCCGGAGCTTGCCACGGAGCCGGAGCCTGCCATGGAACCGGAGCATGTCGCGGAGAAGGCGGCGGGCGGTGCGGACGCGCTCTGCGTAGCGTCGGCGGCGCCCGAGGACGATGACGACTTTCGGTCTGtggcggaggcggcggtgCTCAGCGCGTCCTCAGCGACGGGTGCGCCGTCGTCGTGCGTGGAAAAagacgacgaggacgactTCAAGTCGATTATTGACGTGGACGTGCAGCAGGGCAGCTCGCACGCCGCGGAAGATATCGTTGTTGACGTGGATGTGACGCAGTTCCGCGCCAAGTCGGAGCGTGGGTTGAATCCGATCCCGGAGAAAGACGAGGACAGCGAAAGCGGGGCGCACGAGCACGCCTCCCAGCATGCGGAGCACTCGTCGGAGTCTGCGAAGGACGACAAGAGCGCTGCAGCGTTGTCTGCGAAGGAAAGCGCGGGCATCGCGTCGCCAGCGCCGAGCGGGGACGACAACAAAACGGCCAAGCCTTCGAATGCAGCCACGGGGGACGCCAGCACCGCCCCCTACTGGGGAAGTGCTGTTCCGGGTTACGAGAGCGCGGCTCCCGAGTACGAGAGCGCGGCGCCTGCATACGAGAGCGCGGCGCCGGAAGGCCCAAGCCCTCTTCCTTCTGCATCTGAGCTCACCACGTGCGGGGCCAAGAGCTCCACCGTTGTCGACGCAGGCGGCGACAGCGCGAAGACGGAGGTCAGGGGCCCCACTGTCGGCGGCAGCGATGCCTCCGAGGCGAAAAGCACCTGCGGCGCAGCCACAGCGACTACGACGACTGCAGCGGGTTCTGCAACCGCAGGGCTTGATCTTAAGACGGAGGCTGGATCTGCGTGTGAGCCCAGCGCAACCGTCTCCGCAATTGCATTTGGGAACCAGCAGAGCCCGGCAGGATCGGTGCTCACGAGCACGGCTAACGAAACCGAGGGAGCCAACTCTGCGCATACGGATGCTGTGAGCACGATCAAGGCTGACGACGCGAGCGGCAGCATCGAAACGAAGCTACATTCTGCAGACGTGCCTGTACAGTCCCCAGCACTTGACGGGTCTAAGGCTGACTCAATTCCCGGGACGGCGAGCCCTGGTAATGTCAGCCCGGTAAAGATTGGTGGCAACACCGCTGCTGGTTCAGCGGTTGCCACTGAATCCGACGTCGTGGTATCTACCGACGCTGGTAGTGGCGCTAGTAGTCCTGGGAAAACAGAGCTTGAGGCTGGTGTTAGCGGTGCTTCTAGCCCTCTCAGAACAAGCCCTCTCGCACGGTCGGCTACCAATGGCGCTTTACCCATCAACGAAGCCGTTCTTCCTCCAACGGGAGGGAAGGATGCCCAGCATTGTGGGACTGCTTCTTCCAGCAAGGTTGGAACGGCGCCAATTAGCACCACTTCCGAAGCTCCTAGTGGGAAGGCAGCGACCACCGGTAAGTCAACTACcagcaagaagaagaagtcCGATAAGAAATCAAAGAAGGCAAACCAGTCGCCAATCTCGATCTTGTCGTTGGGTCAGGGAACTGCAAAGTCCACGGATAAGTCCGCGGATAAACCCGCGGATAAGCCCGTGGACAACAAGCCTCTAACTCCGGTACAGCCTTCCAATGACGCTCCGGAACCTGCTGCAAATCCGCAGGTAGGAGAAGCACAGGCTAATGGTGAACCTTTGTTGGTGAACTTTATGATTCATGGCATTGGCGGCAACGTCAAACACTTTGAGCCGTTGATGTATATGTTGGATATACTAGGCGAGAAGTACTTGGCGTTCGACCTTCCAGGCTTTGGCGAAAGTGACCATTGGGCCGATGGCTACCCTATGATGGAGGTGGTTGAGTCGATTAAGGAGCTTCTAGATATCATGGTCCTACGGCCCAACCATAATAATGTCCGTGTGAGGTTCTTTGGGCACTCGATGGGCTGCATCTTGCTTTTGCATTTAGCCTTCAGATACGGCGTCAACAATTTGAACGCAGAAAAGATCATTCTAttggcgccgccgccacctAGAACTCTCAAATCAAAGTTGGATATCGTCGAGCCATATCTAAACCTTTCACTAACATTCTTCAAGCCCTTCTTGATCATGCTTCTCAAATTCATAAGGACCAATTTCGACCAGATGAAGGGCTTGAACAGCTCCGGAATTAAGTTCTTTTTCTCCAACATGGGGAACAAGTACAGGAAGCTAAATCACTTCTACGACGGTGTAGCAGTTTCGACCAAATCCATCACTGAGTATCTTCTAGGCTGGCAAGACCTAATTAACGGCCCACCTTTGCTCGACAGCGGGTGCACAGGGCATGTCTTGGTCGGCAGTGAAGATAAGGTGTGTCCAGCTAATGCCACGCACTACCCTGACTATAGCTTCAGAGTAGTTGTCAACACCGGGCATAACATGTTTTATGACGGTGCCAGCGAAGCATTATTTGAAGTGTACAAGTTGATCTACCAATGA
- the FTH1 gene encoding Fth1p (Syntenic homolog of Saccharomyces cerevisiae YBR207W (FTH1)) translates to MQVEKYFSFQIFFIFLRESLEIVIIISILLTIVKQALLKPESASSKYLGGGRLEAEEEVELNAALQEAGPLEAVENSQLYRRLKVQILSGGALGLLCCMLVGGLFIVLFYYVGKDLWAASEHYYEGVLSIVASVIISFMGLFFLRMGRLRDKFRIKLASMLYAQSSDPLAPSRRARKFSEKYALFILPFVTSLREGLEAVVFVGGIGIDQPLSSIPLSMLSAAVVSYAFGRFFFASSGSFSLEVCLVTATCLLYLVAAGLFSKGVWQFELQHYVDLCNGQDMSEVGSGPGSYDISNSVWHVNCCNGERDGLWMIFTAIFGWTNSATYGSVISYIIYWLAVIGVLHVLKIEETLGYIPYVPIKWQARRIKKRLALIEKARALQSRPPSGSPPVYQTARLSQESTNSNTLLLSSQE, encoded by the coding sequence ATGCAGGTTGAAAAGTACTTCTCGTTCCAgatcttcttcatcttcctcCGGGAGTCGCTGGAGATCGTGATCATCATCTCGATCCTGCTCACGATCGTGAAGCAGGCGCTGTTGAAGCCGGAGTCGGCGTCCAGCAAGTACCtgggcggcgggcggctgGAGGCAGAGGAAGAGGTGGAGCTGAACGCGGCGCTGCAGGAGGCGGGGCCGCTGGAGGCGGTGGAGAACAGCCAGCTGTACCGGAGGCTGAAGGTCCAGATTCTGAGCGGGGGCGCGCTAGGGCTGCTATGCTGCATGCTGGTGGGCGGATTGTTTATCGTGCTGTTCTACTACGTGGGCAAGGACCTGTGGGCCGCGAGCGAGCACTACTACGAGGGCGTTTTGAGCATTGTGGCGTCGGTAATCATCTCGTTCATGGGGCTGTTCTTTCTGCGGATGGGCCGGCTGCGCGACAAGTTCCGCATCAAGCTGGCGTCGATGCTTTACGCGCAGAGTAGCGACCCGCTGGCGCCGagccggcgcgcgcggaaGTTCAGTGAGAAGTACGCGCTGTTCATCCTGCCGTTCGTGACGTCGCTGCGGGAGGGGCTGGAGGCGGTGGTGTTTGTCGGCGGCATTGGCATCGACCAGCCGCTGAGCTCGATCCCGCTGTCGATGCTGTCGGCAGCCGTTGTGAGCTACGCGTTCGGACGCTTCTTTTTCGCATCGTCGGGGTCCTTCTCGCTCGAGGTCTGCCTGGTGACAGCCACATGCCTGCTGTACCTCGTGGCAGCCGGGCTCTTCTCGAAGGGCGTGTGGCAGTTCGAGCTGCAGCACTACGTGGACCTCTGTAACGGGCAGGACATGTCCGAGGTTGGGAGCGGGCCGGGCTCCTACGACATCTCCAACTCGGTCTGGCACGTCAACTGCTGCAACGGCGAGCGCGACGGCCTCTGGATGATATTCACGGCGATCTTTGGCTGGACCAACAGTGCAACATATGGCTCCGTCATCAGCTACATCATCTACTGGCTGGCCGTCATAGGCGTGCTGCACGTGCTGAAGATCGAGGAGACGCTCGGCTACATCCCATACGTGCCCATCAAATGGCAAGCTAGGCGAATCAAGAAGCGCCTGGCACTAATCGAGAAGGCGAGGGCGCTGCAAAGCAGGCCGCCATCAGGATCGCCCCCAGTATACCAGACGGCTAGATTGTCTCAAGAGAGCACGAATAGCAATACCCTCCTATTGTCGTCGCAGGAATAA
- the KTR3 gene encoding mannosyltransferase KTR3 (Syntenic homolog of Saccharomyces cerevisiae YBR205W (KTR3)) yields the protein MQPGFGEPALRHHCRRSALAVTMYKNTRKRLMPKSAVLVRRYERQIKTVFVAFLAALMIMFLAREPYLGIGSGTRSDAKLQPAAAERLQGVRVLEDAGEPVRAAFVVLAREEDLWSLVTSIRHVEDRFNARYHYDWVFVGATPLSEKFQTVTRSLVSGRARFCVAQAAAREYPPAVEKERAGKATTALAESGVSIEQVLLWRFHAGYLALLPEMQEYEYYWYVEPDIELYCDINYDIFRFMKAHRKQFGFILATEDPSDYSALWTEATAFAKQRADLLAHDNLRNFVSNDGDTFNGCVFRAGFQVSSLDFWRSDAFRAFFEALDASGGFFYNLWTDVAVQTLAVALLMDRRDVHFFDSIGLYHREMRSCPFEQTIRRQNKCICNPEQDLTWETGYVCTRRFMQARGLQLPKGIRRAARAV from the coding sequence ATGCAACCCGGATTCGGGGAACCCGCACTCCGCCACCATTGCCGGAGATCTGCGCTTGCGGTGACGATGTACAAGAACACGAGGAAGAGGCTGATGCCCAAGTCAGCGGTGCTTGTGCGGCGGTATGAGCGACAGATCAAGACGGTGTTTGTGGCGTTTCTGGCGGCGCTCATGATCATGTTTCTGGCGCGGGAGCCCTACCTTGGCATAGGCTCGGGCACGCGCAGCGACGCCAAGCTGCAGCCAGCCGCGGCCGAGCGGCTGCAGGGCGTCAGGGTGCTGGAGGACGCTGGCGAGCCCGTGCGCGCGGCATTCGTGGTGCTCGCGCGCGAGGAGGACCTGTGGTCGCTGGTGACCTCGATCCGGCACGTGGAGGACCGCTTCAACGCGCGCTACCACTACGACTGGGTCTTCGTCGGGGCGACGCCCCTGTCGGAGAAGTTCCAGACGGTGACGCGCAGCCTCGTGAGCGGGCGCGCACGCTTCTGCgtggcgcaggcggcggcgcgcgagTACCCCCCCGCGGTGGAGAAGGAGCGCGCGGGCAAGGCGACCACAGCGCTGGCCGAGAGCGGCGTTTCGATCGAACAAGTCCTGCTCTGGCGCTTCCACGCGGGCTAcctcgcgctgctgcccgaGATGCAGGAGTACGAATACTACTGGTATGTCGAGCCCGACATCGAGCTGTACTGCGACATCAACTACGACATATTCCGCTTCATGAAGGCCCACCGCAAGCAGTTTGGCTTCATCCTGGCCACCGAGGACCCGTCCGACTACTCGGCCCTGTGGACGGAGGCCACCGCGTTCGCAAAGCAGCGCGCGGACCTCCTGGCGCACGACAACCTGCGCAACTTCGTGTCTAACGACGGCGACACCTTCAACGGCTGCGTCTTCCGCGCGGGCTTCCAGGTCTCCTCACTTGACTTCTGGCGCTCCGACGCCTTCCGGGCCTTCTTCGAAGCCCTCGACGCGAGCGGCGGCTTCTTCTACAACCTCTGGACTGACGTCGCGGTCCAGACGCTCGCCGTCGCGCTGCTCATGGACAGAAGAGACGTTCACTTTTTCGATAGCATCGGCCTCTACCACCGTGAGATGCGCTCCTGCCCCTTCGAGCAGACGATCAGGCGCCAGAACAAGTGCATCTGCAACCCGGAGCAGGACCTGACCTGGGAAACCGGGTATGTCTGCACCCGCAGGTTCATGCAGGCCCGTGGACTCCAGCTGCCGAAAGGAATACGCCGCGCTGCACGCGCTGTATAG